One segment of Thermococcus profundus DNA contains the following:
- a CDS encoding type II toxin-antitoxin system VapC family toxin gives MRRYLVDSSVILEALRGNSRAKELLKSVENDPKFINPVIFSEVLFVFLKQVTGKSYLTLRNNTEEIKAHEDKIEKLYLFLRDNFVELPVTEEITDMAFGFLKKYGLLPNDAIILATAKFYELSLVSMDSDFEGASTAEGIECVCNVRQQGR, from the coding sequence ATGAGGAGATATTTGGTTGATTCCTCGGTCATCCTGGAGGCTCTCAGGGGGAACTCCCGGGCGAAGGAGCTGTTGAAGTCAGTAGAAAACGATCCAAAGTTCATAAATCCTGTGATCTTCAGCGAAGTTCTCTTTGTGTTCCTTAAACAGGTAACCGGGAAGAGCTACTTGACCCTTAGAAATAACACTGAGGAGATAAAAGCACACGAGGATAAAATCGAGAAGCTCTATCTATTCTTGAGAGATAACTTCGTGGAACTGCCGGTTACCGAAGAGATCACTGATATGGCCTTCGGTTTCCTGAAGAAATACGGCCTCCTGCCAAACGATGCGATAATCCTCGCAACCGCCAAATTTTATGAGCTTTCACTGGTCTCCATGGACTCCGATTTTGAGGGGGCATCAACTGCCGAGGGAATTGAATGCGTTTGTAATGTTAGACAACAGGGGAGGTGA
- a CDS encoding HEPN domain-containing protein, giving the protein MRFEECVERGYLRRMEPQPELARLSIHKARSFLESSRRNLEMGIYDGALVMAYLALFHAARALLLKDGWREKSHTCISAYLREFYVKPGLLDVKWVRYLDYVRNLRHQTQYDVGFPPDPDEIVDILPKMGEFIGVAEKLL; this is encoded by the coding sequence ATGAGGTTTGAAGAATGTGTGGAAAGGGGCTATCTGAGAAGAATGGAGCCCCAGCCAGAGCTTGCCCGCCTCAGCATCCACAAAGCACGCTCCTTTTTGGAGTCCTCGCGAAGAAACCTTGAGATGGGAATATACGACGGTGCGCTCGTGATGGCGTACCTTGCACTGTTTCACGCCGCCAGGGCTTTGCTTCTCAAAGATGGATGGAGGGAGAAGAGCCACACTTGCATTTCAGCCTACCTCAGGGAGTTCTACGTAAAGCCCGGCCTTCTCGACGTTAAATGGGTGAGGTATCTGGACTACGTTAGAAACTTAAGACACCAGACCCAGTATGACGTGGGTTTCCCTCCAGACCCGGATGAGATTGTGGATATCCTTCCAAAGATGGGGGAGTTTATAGGAGTAGCTGAAAAGCTGTTATGA
- a CDS encoding nucleotidyltransferase family protein, with product MIHRIASTEKREKILEYILEKGEFGVEDVSYALGISKGLVSLYLKELLELGLLEKKGRKFFLRSGVELRETKRFLNFWTLRDKILPLREEWMLALGVYGSFARGENRPESDLDVWVLTKENDPLRIMELQEKLETVTGREVDLLVLTKEKLARLKEENPYLYWSIKLSSIVLWGDLDEV from the coding sequence ATGATCCACAGAATTGCATCGACGGAGAAGCGGGAGAAGATACTTGAATACATACTGGAAAAGGGGGAGTTTGGGGTTGAAGACGTAAGTTATGCACTGGGGATCAGCAAGGGGCTGGTTTCTCTTTACCTCAAAGAATTACTTGAGCTTGGGTTGCTGGAGAAGAAGGGGAGGAAGTTCTTCTTAAGGTCTGGAGTAGAGCTCAGGGAAACAAAGCGCTTCCTCAACTTCTGGACCCTCAGGGATAAAATTCTCCCACTCAGAGAAGAGTGGATGCTTGCCCTCGGTGTTTATGGCAGTTTTGCCCGCGGTGAAAACCGGCCTGAGAGTGATCTCGACGTCTGGGTATTAACCAAGGAAAATGATCCACTCAGGATTATGGAGCTACAAGAAAAGCTCGAGACCGTTACTGGCAGAGAAGTTGATCTCCTGGTGCTTACGAAGGAAAAACTTGCCCGCCTGAAGGAGGAAAACCCCTACCTGTACTGGAGTATCAAACTGTCCTCCATCGTGCTGTGGGGTGATCTTGATGAGGTTTGA
- a CDS encoding SAM hydrolase/SAM-dependent halogenase family protein, with translation MITLTTDFGMRGPYVGEMKVAMLRMNPNATIVDVTHSITRHSIIEGSFVMEQVVKYSTEGTVHVGVIDPGVGTSRRALIIEGEQWLVVPDNGLATLPLKHIRPNRAWEIDIGRLKRFTGWDVSSTFHGRDVFGPAGALIDKGIHPDEFAREIELESLVKLDVGPRKENDTWLLKVIYIDDFGNVILNLEDYGSPSRVELVDFDIKVPYLDTYGQVKPGELLALPGSHGYLEIAVNQGSAAERLGLKVGDKVRVRLVQKS, from the coding sequence GTGATAACGCTGACGACCGACTTTGGCATGAGAGGCCCCTACGTCGGCGAGATGAAGGTGGCCATGCTCAGGATGAATCCAAACGCGACCATCGTTGATGTAACACATTCCATAACGCGCCACTCAATCATCGAGGGCTCCTTCGTCATGGAGCAGGTTGTTAAGTACTCCACAGAAGGAACCGTCCACGTCGGCGTTATAGACCCTGGAGTTGGAACTTCGAGGAGAGCCCTGATAATCGAGGGTGAACAATGGCTCGTCGTCCCCGACAACGGCTTAGCCACGCTCCCGCTCAAACACATCAGACCAAATAGGGCCTGGGAGATCGATATTGGAAGGCTCAAACGATTTACCGGCTGGGATGTTAGTTCAACCTTCCACGGGAGGGACGTCTTCGGACCGGCGGGGGCTCTGATAGATAAAGGGATCCACCCTGATGAGTTCGCCCGTGAGATAGAGCTTGAAAGCCTCGTTAAGCTCGACGTCGGGCCGAGGAAAGAGAACGACACCTGGCTTCTCAAGGTTATTTACATAGACGATTTCGGAAACGTTATCCTGAACCTTGAGGACTACGGAAGTCCGAGTAGGGTTGAACTCGTTGATTTTGACATTAAAGTTCCCTACCTCGATACCTATGGCCAGGTCAAGCCCGGTGAGCTCTTGGCCCTCCCGGGAAGCCACGGCTACCTTGAGATAGCGGTTAACCAGGGTTCTGCTGCTGAGAGGCTGGGCCTCAAGGTTGGTGATAAAGTAAGGGTGAGGCTCGTTCAAAAATCTTGA
- a CDS encoding tRNA (cytidine(56)-2'-O)-methyltransferase: protein MIAVLRLGHRPERDKRITTHVALTARAFGAEKIIIAAEEDEHVRESVEDVVRRWGGPFQIEFNPSWKKILREWRESGGVIVHLTMYGIHIDDAIPRVREELKAGKDVLVVVGAEKVPRDVYEIAHYNVAVGNQPHSEVAALAVFLDRLLEGKGLRREFEGAKLKIIPQERGKKVIELE, encoded by the coding sequence ATGATAGCGGTGCTCAGGCTCGGACACAGACCGGAGAGGGACAAGAGGATAACGACCCACGTGGCTTTAACCGCGAGGGCCTTCGGTGCCGAAAAGATAATCATAGCGGCCGAGGAGGACGAACACGTCAGGGAGAGCGTTGAGGACGTCGTGAGACGCTGGGGAGGGCCGTTTCAGATAGAGTTCAACCCGAGCTGGAAGAAGATCCTCCGCGAGTGGAGGGAATCGGGAGGGGTTATAGTTCACCTCACGATGTATGGAATACACATCGACGACGCCATTCCGAGGGTCAGGGAGGAGCTGAAGGCTGGAAAAGACGTCCTAGTGGTGGTTGGGGCAGAGAAGGTGCCGAGAGATGTTTACGAGATAGCCCACTACAACGTGGCCGTTGGGAACCAGCCCCACAGTGAGGTCGCGGCTTTGGCGGTCTTCCTCGACAGACTGCTGGAAGGTAAAGGCCTCAGGAGGGAGTTCGAGGGGGCAAAGCTTAAGATAATTCCCCAGGAGAGGGGGAAGAAGGTCATCGAGCTGGAGTGA
- the pgsA gene encoding archaetidylinositol phosphate synthase encodes MVLNNYRDNVRGYLEAIVRPLAKMGVTPNTITFVGLLISLLGAYLFYIRSPRLAALVLLIGSAIDALDGTLARMTGKVSRFGAFLDSTFDRISDGAVLFGIALGNLADWRWTFLTFIGAYLVSYERCRAELAGSGKLAVGIAERAERLLILIAFSLAGIDYVKWGVYLVGILAWITVFQRMWAAYRRLKE; translated from the coding sequence ATGGTGCTCAACAACTACCGGGATAACGTTAGGGGCTACCTTGAGGCCATCGTTAGGCCGCTGGCTAAGATGGGAGTTACTCCGAACACTATAACCTTTGTTGGTCTTCTAATAAGCCTCCTCGGAGCTTACCTTTTCTACATTCGGAGCCCGAGGCTGGCGGCATTGGTCCTGCTGATTGGATCCGCGATAGACGCCCTCGACGGAACATTGGCGAGGATGACTGGGAAGGTGAGCCGCTTTGGGGCGTTCCTCGATTCCACCTTCGACAGGATCAGCGACGGGGCAGTTCTGTTCGGCATAGCCCTCGGGAACCTTGCGGACTGGCGCTGGACCTTCCTGACGTTCATAGGTGCCTACCTGGTCAGCTATGAGCGCTGTCGGGCCGAGCTTGCCGGCTCGGGAAAGCTGGCAGTGGGAATAGCGGAGAGGGCCGAGAGACTGCTAATCTTGATAGCCTTCTCCCTCGCGGGTATCGATTACGTGAAGTGGGGAGTTTACCTCGTTGGAATCCTGGCATGGATAACGGTCTTCCAGAGGATGTGGGCCGCTTACAGAAGGCTCAAGGAGTAA
- a CDS encoding zinc metalloprotease yields the protein MQYPRDRRLSYIGATYIGNFTDKNLIFEVFDEANRYLAQNDLPIRFLYLGKLEVGPGYLINIPVGDKQVKGYPLEALIEALYARLLQEIHKDESFQMRRIFGLTTFPLVSRNQYFHIYEKFLGFQQDILGMKIMVLSMKPFESEDKELMKSRIFKGVLHELGHSFELEHCPNECVMNPPSDIDDWDRRPPAYCSSCMRKLQGALTAELLLRKEKKMGR from the coding sequence ATGCAGTATCCAAGGGACCGACGACTGAGCTACATAGGCGCCACCTACATCGGGAACTTCACGGACAAAAACCTCATATTCGAAGTCTTCGACGAGGCCAACCGATATCTAGCCCAGAACGACCTCCCGATCAGGTTCCTGTACCTTGGAAAACTGGAAGTTGGCCCTGGATATCTGATCAACATCCCGGTTGGGGACAAGCAGGTTAAGGGGTACCCCCTAGAGGCACTCATTGAGGCCCTCTACGCGAGGCTTCTCCAGGAGATCCACAAGGATGAGAGCTTCCAGATGAGGCGTATCTTCGGCCTGACTACCTTTCCCCTGGTTTCGCGCAACCAGTACTTCCACATATACGAGAAGTTTCTTGGTTTCCAGCAGGATATCCTCGGGATGAAGATAATGGTTCTGTCGATGAAGCCCTTCGAGAGCGAAGACAAGGAGCTTATGAAGTCCCGCATCTTCAAGGGCGTCCTCCACGAGCTCGGCCACAGCTTCGAGCTTGAACACTGTCCCAATGAGTGCGTTATGAATCCCCCCAGCGACATAGATGACTGGGACAGAAGACCTCCCGCGTATTGTTCTTCCTGCATGAGAAAGCTCCAGGGAGCCCTCACCGCCGAACTTCTCCTCAGGAAAGAGAAAAAGATGGGTCGGTAA
- a CDS encoding DEAD/DEAH box helicase, with protein MGYLRRDLIEPRVYQEVIYAHCKEWNCLVVLPTGLGKTLIAMLIADYRLSKYGGKVLMLAPTKPLAVQHAESFKRLFSLQPDKINVLTGELSPEKRKEVWENSVVITATPQTIENDILTGKISLEDVVLLVIDEAHRAVGNYSYVFIAKEYLKTAKHPLVLGLTASPGSDEEKIREIIQNLGIQRIEIRTESSPDVKPYVQRIAFEWVKVDLPGIYKEVRSLLREMLKETLKPLAHFKLVSTYSPDISKREVLQAGSKINQEVARGNYEIGRLRMHQAKAVKLLHAIELLETQGLTALSSYLRKLREDRRTKSSRELMEDPRMRKVIYLLVQAKESGVDHPKMEKLKELVKRQLERKPNSKIIVFTNYRDTGKKIVEELTSMGISAERFIGQASRGKDKGMSQREQKETLERFSRGEFNVLVATSVGEEGLDVPEVDLVVFYEPVPSAIRSIQRRGRTGRHRPGKVVILMAKGTRDEAYYWASKRKERGMFSAIKKIARELEKSGKVRSYAGADEVVKSGENEPKGSAEMAKGKITPLDAFLKPKKPEKAEAINADGVEGAVSAASKEKSSEKPKETAEDLPIKPIFVRKPKGIVVYVDNRELRSGVPKHLRELGAEVEVRTLDVADYVVSEDVGIERKSANDFIQSIIDGRLFDQVDRLKRAYEKPVIIIEGNLYGIRNVHPNAIRGAIAAVTLDWGVPILFSSGPEETAQFIYLLAKREQEERKKEVRVRSEKKALTLAERQRLIVEGLPNVSATLAKRLLRHFGSVERVFTATEEELKEVEGIGPKKAREIRKVITAPYVEEE; from the coding sequence ATGGGGTACCTCAGAAGGGATCTAATAGAACCGCGCGTTTACCAGGAGGTTATATACGCCCACTGTAAAGAGTGGAACTGCCTCGTTGTCCTCCCGACGGGCCTTGGAAAAACCCTGATAGCCATGCTCATAGCCGACTACAGGCTCTCAAAGTACGGCGGGAAGGTTCTAATGCTCGCCCCTACCAAACCTCTAGCTGTCCAGCACGCCGAGAGCTTCAAAAGGCTGTTCAGCCTTCAGCCAGATAAAATAAACGTCCTCACCGGTGAGCTCTCCCCGGAGAAGAGGAAAGAAGTATGGGAGAACAGCGTTGTCATCACCGCAACCCCCCAAACCATCGAGAACGACATTCTCACAGGAAAGATCTCCCTCGAGGATGTTGTTCTGCTCGTCATAGACGAGGCTCACCGCGCGGTCGGGAACTACTCCTACGTCTTCATCGCGAAGGAATACCTCAAGACAGCAAAACACCCGCTTGTTCTTGGATTAACCGCATCTCCAGGAAGCGACGAGGAAAAGATAAGGGAGATAATCCAGAACCTCGGAATCCAGAGGATCGAGATCAGAACCGAAAGCTCGCCCGACGTTAAGCCCTACGTTCAGAGGATAGCGTTCGAGTGGGTTAAAGTGGATCTCCCCGGGATATACAAGGAGGTTCGCTCGCTCCTCCGCGAGATGCTTAAGGAGACCCTCAAGCCCCTCGCCCACTTCAAGCTCGTTTCTACTTATTCTCCTGACATATCAAAGAGGGAAGTCCTCCAGGCGGGCTCAAAGATAAACCAGGAAGTTGCAAGAGGAAACTACGAGATAGGACGGCTCAGAATGCATCAGGCGAAGGCCGTAAAGCTCCTCCACGCGATTGAACTCCTAGAAACCCAGGGCCTCACAGCCCTGAGCTCATATTTGAGAAAGCTCCGCGAGGACAGGAGGACGAAGTCGAGCAGGGAGCTCATGGAAGACCCGCGCATGAGAAAGGTCATCTACCTCCTCGTCCAGGCGAAGGAGAGCGGAGTAGACCACCCCAAGATGGAGAAGCTGAAGGAGCTCGTCAAAAGGCAACTGGAGAGAAAACCGAACTCCAAGATAATCGTCTTCACGAACTACCGCGATACGGGAAAGAAAATCGTCGAGGAGCTCACTTCGATGGGAATCTCTGCTGAGAGGTTCATAGGGCAGGCCAGCAGGGGAAAGGATAAAGGCATGAGCCAGAGGGAGCAGAAGGAAACGTTGGAGCGCTTCTCCAGGGGGGAGTTCAACGTTCTGGTTGCCACAAGCGTGGGTGAAGAGGGCCTCGACGTTCCCGAAGTGGATTTGGTGGTATTCTACGAGCCCGTACCATCAGCCATAAGGAGCATACAAAGGAGGGGAAGAACGGGAAGACACAGGCCAGGGAAGGTCGTAATATTGATGGCGAAGGGAACGAGAGATGAAGCCTACTACTGGGCCTCTAAAAGGAAGGAGAGGGGAATGTTCAGCGCGATAAAGAAGATAGCGAGGGAGCTGGAAAAGTCCGGGAAGGTTCGCTCCTATGCAGGGGCAGATGAGGTTGTGAAATCAGGTGAGAACGAACCCAAGGGGAGTGCCGAGATGGCTAAGGGTAAGATAACCCCGCTGGACGCTTTTCTGAAGCCGAAGAAACCTGAAAAGGCCGAGGCCATAAATGCTGACGGAGTTGAGGGGGCCGTTTCCGCGGCCTCGAAAGAAAAATCCAGCGAGAAGCCGAAAGAAACCGCCGAGGATCTTCCGATAAAGCCCATCTTTGTGAGAAAGCCGAAGGGGATAGTTGTTTACGTGGACAACCGCGAGCTGAGGAGCGGAGTTCCTAAGCATCTGAGGGAACTTGGAGCGGAGGTTGAGGTTAGAACCCTCGATGTTGCAGACTACGTTGTGAGCGAGGACGTTGGGATAGAGAGGAAGAGCGCCAACGACTTCATCCAGTCCATAATAGACGGTCGCCTCTTCGACCAGGTTGACAGGCTGAAGAGGGCCTACGAGAAGCCAGTCATAATCATCGAGGGCAACCTCTACGGCATAAGGAACGTCCACCCCAACGCCATAAGGGGTGCGATAGCGGCGGTGACCCTCGACTGGGGGGTTCCGATACTCTTCTCCTCCGGGCCGGAGGAGACGGCACAGTTCATCTACCTCCTGGCAAAGCGCGAACAGGAGGAGAGGAAGAAGGAAGTAAGGGTGAGGAGCGAGAAGAAGGCACTAACACTTGCCGAGAGGCAGCGGCTCATAGTCGAGGGCCTTCCAAACGTCTCGGCTACCCTTGCAAAGAGGCTTTTAAGGCACTTTGGCAGCGTTGAGAGGGTCTTCACCGCCACAGAGGAGGAGCTGAAGGAAGTTGAAGGCATAGGCCCGAAGAAGGCGAGGGAGATAAGGAAGGTCATTACAGCTCCCTACGTTGAGGAAGAATGA
- a CDS encoding DUF5658 family protein, translating to MGVKTEGLKYALAFSVFSVLDALTTWAGVRRGFAEGNPVIASRISNPTLFFGSFALFTILGIALILLSIKLAERVPAAGYFPPFFVLLKALPVVNNAFLLTGTSPLQLALTTTGLLFSIP from the coding sequence ATGGGGGTTAAAACTGAGGGGCTGAAATACGCACTGGCCTTCTCAGTTTTCTCAGTGCTCGACGCCCTTACAACGTGGGCAGGCGTGAGAAGGGGATTCGCTGAGGGGAACCCAGTTATAGCCTCCCGGATCTCCAATCCGACCCTGTTCTTTGGAAGCTTCGCCCTCTTCACGATCCTCGGAATCGCCCTCATACTCCTCTCCATCAAGCTAGCGGAGAGGGTGCCTGCCGCGGGATACTTTCCCCCGTTCTTCGTCCTGTTAAAAGCCCTGCCGGTTGTCAACAACGCGTTTCTCCTCACGGGGACGTCCCCGCTCCAGCTCGCCCTGACGACAACGGGCTTGCTGTTCAGTATCCCATGA
- a CDS encoding segregation and condensation protein A: protein MESRFEPEVTPVDILLQLVKMGKVDPWNIDIVDLTEKYIKMLREMRELDLRISARAILAASILVRMKTEALLNEEDGEEEEKPEERIRVEVEPLAPPIRRSERYYTFDDLLEALMDALEEAEKRKPRRRKKDNIEEQVFVVDDFRVDIEKHVYRLHNIVVKLYREKGEPIKFWELVFDPSPKIVARTFLYLLFLSNMGKVDLIQEEPFGEITVVPLEDSQPA, encoded by the coding sequence ATGGAATCCCGATTCGAACCTGAGGTAACTCCCGTTGACATCCTCCTCCAGCTCGTCAAGATGGGTAAAGTTGACCCCTGGAACATAGACATCGTTGACCTAACGGAGAAGTACATAAAGATGCTCCGCGAGATGAGGGAGCTGGATTTACGCATCTCGGCGAGGGCAATTTTAGCCGCTTCAATTCTTGTTAGGATGAAGACCGAGGCTTTGCTCAACGAAGAAGACGGCGAGGAGGAAGAAAAACCGGAGGAACGCATACGAGTTGAAGTCGAACCTCTGGCTCCCCCAATAAGGCGGAGCGAACGTTACTACACCTTCGATGATCTTCTTGAGGCCCTGATGGACGCGCTTGAGGAGGCAGAAAAGAGGAAGCCGCGCAGGCGGAAGAAGGATAACATAGAGGAGCAGGTGTTCGTGGTCGACGACTTCCGCGTTGACATCGAGAAGCACGTTTACCGGCTCCACAATATTGTGGTCAAGCTCTACAGAGAAAAAGGGGAACCGATAAAATTCTGGGAGCTGGTTTTCGACCCGAGTCCGAAGATAGTAGCGAGGACGTTCCTGTACCTGCTCTTCCTCTCCAACATGGGGAAGGTGGACCTCATTCAGGAGGAGCCCTTCGGCGAGATAACCGTCGTCCCCCTTGAGGACAGCCAGCCAGCCTGA
- a CDS encoding nucleotidyltransferase domain-containing protein, with amino-acid sequence MMKPGDIPYLSDVQEYVESLKRALKVRLVILYGSTAKGSFGLGSDVDVLVVADDLPSNPVERLKLLYDLDKTRAPLDVKGYTPGEVRRMLAKGHPLIMDALSDGVVLYGEKAYVEEVKRAFNRAKRKFKRFERGWIKVG; translated from the coding sequence ATGATGAAGCCCGGTGACATCCCCTACCTCAGTGATGTTCAGGAGTACGTTGAAAGCCTCAAGCGGGCCCTCAAAGTCCGTCTGGTTATCCTTTACGGCTCGACGGCCAAGGGTTCATTTGGTCTGGGAAGCGACGTTGACGTTCTTGTTGTAGCAGACGACCTCCCAAGCAACCCAGTCGAGAGGCTTAAACTCCTCTACGATCTCGATAAAACCCGGGCCCCTCTCGATGTAAAAGGCTACACGCCAGGTGAGGTCAGAAGGATGCTCGCTAAGGGACATCCCCTTATAATGGACGCCCTAAGCGACGGCGTGGTTCTCTACGGCGAGAAGGCTTATGTTGAGGAGGTTAAGAGAGCCTTCAATAGGGCAAAGAGAAAGTTCAAGCGTTTTGAGAGAGGTTGGATAAAGGTGGGGTGA
- a CDS encoding HEPN domain-containing protein: protein MFDREEYERWLDQALYTLKSAENDIRGGFYSWACFKAQQAAEYAVKAALFGFGIMAYGHSIKKLLDVLSQRVDVPEELFDVARLLDRHYIPPRYPDAYVEGAPHEYYGKNDALEAINAAKRVIEFVGRVDDEAR from the coding sequence ATGTTTGACCGCGAGGAGTACGAGAGGTGGCTCGACCAGGCCCTTTACACGTTAAAAAGTGCCGAGAATGACATTAGGGGGGGCTTTTACTCATGGGCGTGCTTTAAAGCCCAGCAGGCGGCAGAGTACGCCGTAAAAGCGGCCCTCTTTGGCTTTGGAATCATGGCATACGGACATTCGATAAAGAAGCTCTTGGACGTACTATCGCAGAGGGTTGATGTTCCGGAAGAGCTCTTTGACGTTGCAAGGCTTCTGGACAGGCATTACATCCCTCCCCGCTATCCGGATGCATACGTTGAAGGTGCCCCCCACGAGTACTACGGAAAGAACGACGCCTTGGAAGCTATAAACGCCGCCAAGAGAGTTATTGAGTTCGTGGGGAGGGTTGATGATGAAGCCCGGTGA